The genomic interval TCTGGAACCCGGTCATCGGCACTTGGCCGCGGACGATCTTGGTCATGAAGTAGCCACCGAACTGGATCGTCACGATGGTGAGCAGGATGACTCCGGCGATGGTGCGTGATGCGTCGGTCATGCGTACACGTTCTCCTTGACTGGTGTGGTGGTGCGGGCGGTTCGCGCCACCCACAGGGCAACGGCGAGGTACAGCAGCTGCTCCGGGATGCGTTGCCAGAGCGGGGTGGCCTCGCCGCCGGCGAACGGTACGTGCGCGACCGCGGCGTGGATGTTGGCCGGGAGCAGCGCGATGAAGAGCGCGGCCAGCGCGTAGCCGGCCGGTTTGCGGGTCGCGGCGATGACGAGGCCGGCGGCGCCGAGCAGCTCGAGTACGCCGGTGAGGTAGACCAGCGCGTCGGCGTACGGCAGGAACGGCGGCACCATCCGCACCATGTCGGCGTGGTTCGGCATCACCGTGACATCGGCCGGAACGAAGTGTGCGCTCGCGGTGAACAGCAGCATCACCGCCATCGCGTGCGCCGCGGCGGAGGGCCAGGTTGCGAACCGCCGGACCCCGAGCGCACCCAGCGCCCGGAAGCCGAGGGTCGCGAAGACCAGGATCAGGGGGATCATCTGTGTCGCCTTCTGTAATGGATAGTGCAAGTATCCGCTTATGGATACTGATACTATCCATCACAGACGACAGGAAGGCAAGCGCAATGCGAATCGGGGAACTCAGCAAGGCCACCGGCGTATCGGTGCCGACGATCAAGTACTACCTGCGCGAGGGCCTGCTGCCCGCGGGCGAGCTCAGCAGCCCGAACCAGGCGTCGTACCGCGAGGCCCACGTGCGCCGGCTCCGCCTGATCCGCGCCCTGATCGAGCTCGCCCAGGTCCCGGTGGCCACCGTGAAGGACATCCTCGAGTCCCTCGACTCCGACACCGAACCCCTGCACGAACAGATCGGCCGGGCCCACCGCGCCCTCACCCCCACCCGCCGCCTGACCGCCACCGACGAAGCCCGGGCCGCCGCCACCACCCAGGTCACCGACCTGATCAGCAAGCGAGGCTGGAAGGTCGACCCCGACGCCCCCGCCCTGGCCACCCTCATCGACACCATCGCCGCCCTGCACAACCTCGGCCAGCCCAACCTCGCCGCCCACCTCGACACCTACGCCGAAGCCGTCGAACGCTTCACCTCGCTCGAAATCGACGCCGTCACCGCAAACCCGACCCGGGACCAACTCGCCGAATCCGTAGTCATCGGCACCATCCTCGGCGAAACCCTCATCTCCTCCCTCCGCCTCCTGTCCCAAGAATCGATCTCGGCCGAGCGCTGGAGTTCGAAGTAGTTCGGGCAATCAGCCGTCGTGGGCCATGTCTACGAAGCGGGAGTAATGGCCCTGGAAGGCGACGACCACGTCGGCGGTCGGCCCGTTCCTGTGCTTGGCCACGATGAAGTCGGCTTCACCGGGCCGGGTGGACTCGCGCTCGTACGCGTCTTCACGGTGGAGGAGGAGTACTACGTCGGCGTCCTGCTCGAGCGAGTTATGAAGAGCCATGCCATTGGCCACAAAGTTGTGGGTCCCGAGGACTGTCGCATCGAACACCTCTTGCTCGCCGAGGCTCTCGATCGTGGTGATGGTGTCCCAGAAAATGTCATTCGTAGCGAGGAGTTCGAGCTCGGCGACGTCGAGGATCTTGGCCACATCGGCGAGGCGCTGACGCGTAGGGGCGCCGGCAAACAGTCGATTCGCGTAGCGTCGTCCAAGTGCTGAGCTCAGCGCTACCTTCGTCACGCCCCGATCGTGCATTGCGGCTTTGACATGGTCCCAGACCTGAACCGGCACGGTGTCTAGCTT from Kribbella sp. NBC_00709 carries:
- a CDS encoding DoxX family protein, encoding MIPLILVFATLGFRALGALGVRRFATWPSAAAHAMAVMLLFTASAHFVPADVTVMPNHADMVRMVPPFLPYADALVYLTGVLELLGAAGLVIAATRKPAGYALAALFIALLPANIHAAVAHVPFAGGEATPLWQRIPEQLLYLAVALWVARTARTTTPVKENVYA
- a CDS encoding MerR family transcriptional regulator, whose product is MRIGELSKATGVSVPTIKYYLREGLLPAGELSSPNQASYREAHVRRLRLIRALIELAQVPVATVKDILESLDSDTEPLHEQIGRAHRALTPTRRLTATDEARAAATTQVTDLISKRGWKVDPDAPALATLIDTIAALHNLGQPNLAAHLDTYAEAVERFTSLEIDAVTANPTRDQLAESVVIGTILGETLISSLRLLSQESISAERWSSK